The Oreochromis niloticus isolate F11D_XX unplaced genomic scaffold, O_niloticus_UMD_NMBU tig00000457_pilon, whole genome shotgun sequence genome includes a region encoding these proteins:
- the LOC109199814 gene encoding gastrula zinc finger protein XlCGF57.1-like encodes MHQVIHTGERPFSCGDCGESFTRSASLKRHQLIHSGERPFSCGDCGESFTRSGHLKTHQLIHSGERPFSCGDCGKSFTTSGHLKTHQLIHSGERPFSCGDCGKSFTTSGHLKTHQLIHSGERPFSCGDCGKSFTTSGHLKTHQLIHSGERPFSCDECGKSFTRSGKLKTHKLIHSGERPFSCDECGKSFTRSGKLKTHKLIHSGERPFSCDECGKSFTRSGKLKTHKLIHSGERPFSCDECGMSFTESGSLKTHKRIHSGERPFSCDECGKSFAHSGSLKTHKLIHTGERPFSCGDCGKSFTKSGSLKRHQLIHTGERPFSCGDCGKSFTRISHLKSHQLIHSGVKAYTCDQCGRAFTHSYSLQSHLVTHSGIKAYSCDICGKTFSRIGSRNTHLRIHTRHDVYSCDQCSKQFTTNTELRRHMFTHTEERPYKCDLCEKTFKSPRYLKAHQQIHTRKTLQVQLL; translated from the coding sequence ATGCATCAAGTTATCCACAccggagagagaccgttcagctgtggagactgtggagagTCTTTTACCAGGTCTGcaagcttaaaaagacaccaactgatccacagtggagagagaccgttcagctgtggagactgtggagagTCTTTTACCAggtctggacacttaaaaacacaccaactgatccacagtggagagagaccgttcagctgtggagactgtggaaagtcttttaccacgtctggacacttaaaaacacaccaactgatccacagtggagagagaccgttcagctgtggagactgtggaaagtcttttaccacgtctggacacttaaaaacacaccaactcatccacagtggagagagaccgttcagctgtggagactgtggaaagtcttttaccacatctggacacttaaaaacacaccaactgatccacagtggagagaggccgttcagctgtgacgagtgtggaaagtcttttaccaggtctggaaagttaaaaacacacaaactcatccacagtggagagagaccgttcagctgtgacgagtgtggaaagtcttttaccaggTCTGGAAAGTTAAAAACgcacaaactcatccacagtggagagagaccgttcagctgtgacgagtgtggaaagtcttttaccaggtctggaaagttaaaaacacacaaactcatccacagtggagagagaccgttcagctgtgacgagtgtggaatGTCTTTTACCGagtctggaagcttaaaaacacacaaacgcatccacagtggagagagaccgttcagctgtgacgagtgtggaaagtcttttgcccactctggaagcttaaaaacacacaaactcatccacactggagagagaccgttcagctgtggagactgtggaaagtcttttaccaagtctggaagcttaaaaagacaccaactaatccacactggagagagaccgttcagctgtggagactgtggaaagtcttttacgcgcatttcacacttaaaatcacatcaactcatccacagtggagttaaagcgtacacctgtgatcagtgtggcagagcttttactcacagttacagcttacagagtcatctagttacccactctggcattaaggcgtacagctgtgacatttgtggaaaaactttcagccggATAGGGAGCCGAAAtacacacctacgcattcacaccagacatgatgtgtacagctgtgatcagtgtagTAAACAGTTTACTACAAACACAGAGTTACGACgtcacatgtttacccacactgaggaacgaccttataaatgtgacctgtgtgagaagacttttaaatctccacgtTACCTGAaagcacaccaacagatccacaccagaaagactctacaagtgcagttactgtga